One Nocardioides oleivorans DNA segment encodes these proteins:
- a CDS encoding uracil-xanthine permease family protein — MSMFKWDVVDPAPGEVVLPHQRLPWGKTLGLGAQHVVAMFGATFVFPLVMGLDANLAIMFSGLCTILFLLIVQNRVPSYLGTSASFVASVAAIRLLDEGNDSSYVTGAILVGGLVLAAVGVLVHFAGAELIHKILPPAVTGAVVMLIGFNLAPVVAGVYWPQDQWIALLTAAFMVFAAVMLPGFWSRIAVFLALIFGYVLSWVADLVLGPITSVLGGATEATEHDRVSWAGVQAADWIGLPSGTLADGVSVVHGPSFSLTAILLVLPGVIALVAENTGHVKAVAEMTGENLDPYMGRAIGADGIATAFASAFGGSPTTTYAENIGVMGATRVYSSAAYYVAAGVAILLGLCPKFGAIVSATPGGVLGGITVVLYGMIGLVGAKIWVENKVDFGNPVNMVGLAAGIIVGIGGVTLTFGDDFQLGGISLGTILVIAFFHMVKGRTGDGAGGVTQNLSHPESADGEAK, encoded by the coding sequence ATGTCGATGTTCAAGTGGGACGTGGTCGATCCCGCTCCGGGCGAGGTGGTGCTCCCGCACCAGCGCCTCCCGTGGGGCAAGACCCTCGGTCTCGGTGCCCAGCACGTGGTCGCGATGTTCGGTGCGACCTTCGTCTTCCCGCTGGTGATGGGGCTCGACGCCAACCTCGCCATCATGTTCTCGGGCCTCTGCACGATCCTGTTCCTGCTCATCGTCCAGAACCGGGTGCCCAGCTACCTCGGCACGAGCGCGTCGTTCGTCGCGTCGGTCGCGGCGATCCGCCTGCTCGACGAGGGCAACGACTCGTCCTACGTCACCGGCGCGATCCTGGTCGGCGGCCTCGTGCTCGCCGCCGTCGGCGTGCTCGTGCACTTCGCCGGGGCCGAGCTGATCCACAAGATCCTGCCGCCGGCCGTCACCGGCGCCGTGGTCATGCTCATCGGCTTCAACCTCGCGCCGGTCGTCGCAGGCGTCTACTGGCCCCAGGACCAGTGGATCGCGCTGCTCACCGCCGCGTTCATGGTCTTCGCGGCCGTGATGCTGCCGGGCTTCTGGTCGCGCATCGCGGTCTTCCTCGCGCTCATCTTCGGCTACGTCCTGTCGTGGGTCGCCGACCTCGTCCTCGGCCCCATCACGTCGGTCCTCGGCGGTGCCACCGAGGCGACCGAGCACGACCGCGTCTCCTGGGCGGGCGTGCAGGCCGCCGACTGGATCGGCCTGCCGAGCGGCACGCTCGCCGACGGCGTCTCCGTCGTGCACGGCCCGTCGTTCTCGCTCACCGCGATCCTCCTCGTCCTGCCCGGCGTCATCGCGCTCGTCGCCGAGAACACCGGCCACGTCAAGGCGGTCGCCGAGATGACGGGTGAGAACCTCGACCCCTACATGGGCCGCGCGATCGGTGCCGACGGCATCGCGACCGCCTTCGCCAGCGCCTTCGGCGGCTCGCCGACCACGACGTACGCCGAGAACATCGGCGTCATGGGTGCCACGCGGGTCTACTCGAGCGCGGCCTACTACGTCGCCGCGGGCGTCGCCATCCTGCTCGGCCTGTGCCCCAAGTTCGGCGCCATCGTGAGTGCGACCCCGGGCGGTGTGCTCGGCGGCATCACGGTTGTCCTCTACGGGATGATCGGTCTCGTGGGCGCGAAGATCTGGGTCGAGAACAAGGTCGACTTCGGCAACCCGGTCAACATGGTCGGTCTCGCCGCAGGCATCATCGTCGGCATCGGCGGCGTCACCCTGACCTTCGGTGACGACTTCCAGCTCGGCGGCATCTCGCTCGGCACGATCCTGGTCATCGCCTTCTTCCACATGGTCAAGGGCCGCACCGGTGACGGTGCCGGCGGCGTCACCCAGAACCTCAGCCACCCCGAGTCCGCAGACGGCGAGGCCAAGTAA
- a CDS encoding GNAT family N-acetyltransferase, with translation MGLPATSLRRATPADAAAVADIAEAAYFPYLERMGGLRPGPMDTDYASALSSGDVEAWVAVADAAVVGFLLLVPEEDGLLLDNVAVRPSHHGRGTGRLLLSHAELRAQALGLARIRLYTHVTMVENQQLYARLGYVETHRATERGLTRVFLAKHL, from the coding sequence ATGGGTCTGCCTGCCACCTCGCTGCGGCGCGCCACCCCCGCCGACGCGGCCGCGGTCGCCGACATCGCGGAGGCGGCGTACTTCCCCTACCTCGAGCGGATGGGCGGCCTCCGCCCGGGCCCGATGGACACCGACTACGCCTCGGCCCTGTCCTCGGGCGACGTCGAGGCCTGGGTCGCGGTGGCCGACGCGGCGGTCGTCGGCTTCCTCCTGCTGGTGCCCGAGGAGGACGGCCTCCTGCTCGACAACGTCGCCGTCCGCCCCTCGCACCACGGCCGAGGGACCGGGCGCCTGCTGCTGTCCCACGCCGAGCTCCGGGCGCAGGCCCTCGGGCTCGCCCGGATCCGGCTCTACACCCACGTGACGATGGTCGAGAACCAGCAGCTCTACGCGCGACTCGGCTACGTCGAGACCCACCGCGCCACCGAGCGCGGGCTCACCCGGGTGTTCTTGGCCAAGCACCTCTAG